TCCTTTCTCTTCTCCTTCAGAAACTCTTTGCCTACGGGCTCGACCCCACTCTCGGAATCTCCCATGAAATTCGCGAGCGCTCGACACCGCTGGCCTACGATTTGATGGAACCTTTCCGCCCTTGCGTCGATTGGCGGGTGGCAAGATGGCTCCAAGAGGAGACGGGCATGGGTGACTACAGAGTCGATGGCAAGTTCCGACGCTACGTGACAGATTTCACTATGGAACGTATCGGATACCTCGGCATCGAGATGGACTTTCGAAACTGTTTGGAATCAGTCGTTCGCAGTTTCCGGCAAGCGGTCATGACAGGACAAACGCGAACCTATAAACCATGGACTCCCCCCAATTCAAAATGGGCTGGTTAGTTGTCGCTTTCGACCTGCCAGTCACTGAAAAGGAAGCCCGTAAAGCTTACACGGACTTTCGCAAATACCTGTTGCGGGACGGATTCCAAATGATACAGTTCTCAGTGTATGCGAGGCCAATGGTCACCCACTCCCGAATGCAGACCCATATTCGACGCGTGGAAAAAGAAATTCCACCCAATGGAAGCGTTAGAGCTTGGTATGTCACCCAAGCTCAGTGGCAACGAAGTCTCGTCATCTACGGCAAACCAGCCGAAAAACAGCCCGCAGAAGGCCTTCCGGAACAGACAATTTTTTGGTAACCCCTTCTTAATCAGCAGACTGGCGAAAGCCAGTCTGCCGGATTAAGCTTTGGATTCAAGGCAAAGCTGGTGCTTACGATTTTAAGGCATTCATCCAAGTCTGCCGGATTAAGCTTTGGATTCAAGGCAAAGCCAATAATTGCCTATTATGGACCGTAAAGCAAGTCTGCCGGATTAAGCTTTGGATTCAAGGCAAAGCCGCGGCAACGGCTACCTCAGCGCCGCCGCAGTCTGCCGGATTAAGCTTTGGATTCAAGGCAAAGCGCTCCAGCTCCTCGCGCCGCGGATCATTTTAGTCTGCCGGATTAAGCTTTGGATTCAAGGCAAAGCCTGGATGTGGGGTTCCAGATGTGGCGGCCAGTCTGCCGGATTAAGCTTTGGATTCAAGGCAAAGCTGAGAGCATGGTCCGCACGTACGACGCCTTAGTCTGCCGGATTAAGCTTTGGATTCAAGGCAAAGCACGCTAACCTACCGCGCGAAGAGATTCTCAAGTCTGCCGGATTAAGCTTTGGATTCAAGGCAAAGCGGGTATTCGCCGTTGAAGGGAAAGGTGACGAGTCTGCCGGATTAAGCTTTGGATTCAAGGCAAAGCGTAAAAATTGACGGCAAGATCATCTCTGCAGTCTGCCGGATTAAGCTTTGGATTCAAGGCAAAGCCGCCTTCACCTGGCCGCCTCATCCATCATTGCCTCGCCATCCTCCAAGGATTCGGTCAACCATCGCAGGTGTTCGATCATCCGATCGACCCGAGCCAGTGTTCCAGCCCCGGAGAGAAGGCCCAGCTCCCGGTAGCTCATGCGCCCTTTGACCAATAGAATCGTTCCGGTGGTGGATCCGAGGTCCTTCAAAATCCGCTCGCACATGCTCGAAGTGATTTTCTCCGAGATCCAATCGGGCCGGTTGGTGGTGATGGTGATCCGCTTGTTAAATTCTTTCGTCGGGCCATTGACCTTGATCAACTTCTTAAACTCGCTCCGCTCCAGACGATTCATCCCCTTCTTCGAGCGAATCAAGAGAATGCAATCTTCGCGCAGCGCCGTCTGCAGGTGAACCGCCGTTTCGGAATGACGGGAATCTTTCAGCCCAGCCGACATGGTCTGCACGCTCATCTCACGCTCGTCCCACTTCCCGTAGACACTCGGAGATGCCTTAAACAGGCCAAAGCCCTTGGCCTCGGGCTGCGTGACCTCGAGATCATAATTCTCTGCCAAAAATTCGAAGTTCTTCTGAATCGACCGCCAAGAGCCTCGATTCAGAAAAAAACCAATTAGGATGACGGCCAAAACCAAAAGAACCACCCAAACGACGATTTCCAATTCCATGAAAACTTACTAGCTCCCCTCGAAGAACGATACGAGGAGAATCGGCGCCCTGAAAAAAGTCGGCAGATTGTTCGAAATTGGACGGATTCAAGCTGACAATCCCCTTGCCAGTGATCCGGCCGAAATGGATTCTAAAAAACAGAATGAGCAACGACCCAACAGCCGCTACCAAAAACCTGTGCGACATCATCGTCGCCCTCGATGTCCCTGCCAAAGAGGAGGCCACCCACATCCTCGATCGACTCGAGGACCGACCCAAGTGCGTCAAGATTGGCCTCCAACTCTTCACCCGCTACGGCCCAAGTCTGGTCGAAGCCATCGCTTCGCGCGGATGTAAGATCTTCCTCGACCTCAAGCTCCACGACATTCCCAACACCGTCGCCCACGCGATTGAGAGTCTCGCCCATCTTCCAATTGAATTGTTGACCATCCACGGACTGGGAGGCCCGGCCATGATTCGCGCCGCCGCCGAAGCCCGCGACCGCACGGGTTCATCCATGAAGATTCTCGCAGTGACGATTCTTACTTCGATGGATGAGGAACAGATGAGCGCCGTCGGTCTCCAGGACTCCCCGAAAGAGGGAGCCAAACGTCTGGCCAAGATGGCTCTCGCAGCCGGCGCGGACGGTATCGTCTGCTCGGCCCTCGAGGTCGAGACGATGCGCGAAGAATTTGGCCCGGAGCCGATCCTCGTCGTCCCCGGCATTCGACCTTCGGGTTTTGAGAAAGGTGACCAAAAGCGGGTCATGACCCCAGGTGAAGCCGCCAAAGCGGGCTCCACCCACTTGGTCATCGGCCGTCCCATCGTCAAAGCTGCCGATCCGGTCCTCGTTTACGACCAGATCACGGAAGAAATCGCCGCCACAACCAAATAGAAATATGATGCCGTCCCACAGTCGGCCCTTGGGAAGTGCCCGTCCCTCCGGAGTCCGCGCCATTCTTCTCGCTGCCGGAAAAGGCACTCGGATGAAAGGTGCGGTCGACGACAAGATTCTTGTGCCCATCGAGGGCAAAAGCAGTTTTCGCCGCAGTTTCGACACTTTTCTCTCCAGTGCGATTTTCGACGGCATCGTCGTCGTTTACCGCGATCTCGAGCAGAAGGAAAGACTAGCTGCTGAGCTCGCTGACACTTCCGCTGACGGCGATCTCCCTCCGGTCAAGTGGGCCCAGGGCGGATCGCTCCGTCAGGACTCCGTCTTCGAAGGGCTCGCCACTGCCGGAATCGACACCGAGTACGCCTTCATCCACGACTGCGCTCGTCCCCTCGTCAAAGCCGAGGATATTGAGCGTCTGTTCGAGCGGGTCGTTCAGGATAAAGCCGCCTCGCTGGCACGTCCGGTCACCGACACGATCAAACGGGTAAACCGTCGCCGGACGAATTCCCGCAAATGCGTGCTTAAGGAGATCGACCGCCGCGGATGCTGGTCAATGGAAACTCCGCAAGCCTTCGAGTATAACCTGATCTTCGACGCCTACCAGAAAGCACGGCAAGATACCGTGGTCTATACGGACGACACTTCCGTCGCTTCCGCAGCAGGGGTCAGAATCACTCTCGTCGAACCCTCATTTCCCAATCCCAAGATCACCCGTCCTGGGGATTTGGCTCTGGCCGCCTTCCTCGTTCGCAACCCGGATTTGATCCAAAAGGAGCCGGAATGAGTCTCCCCCCATTTCGCACAGGCCTCGCCTACGACGTCCACCGGTTCGCTCCAGAGCGCCCACTGGTTCTGGGCGGTGTCACCATTCCCGACGCTCCGGGCCTCGACGGGCATTCGGACGCTGACTGCCTGACCCACGCGGCCAGTGACGCCATCCTCGGCGCCCTCGCCCTCCCGGATATCGGCTTCCACTTCCCCCCCGGCGATCCTTCCTGCCTCAATATCGACAGCCAGAAGATCCTCGCCTTTGCGGCGGAAAAGGCCGCGGAGCTCGGATACAAAATTGGCAATCTCGACGTCATGATCATCGCCGAGAAACCCAAGATCAGCCCCTGGACCGGAAAGATGCGCGAGCGCCTCGCCGCAACCCTCGGGATCGGAACCGACCAAGTCGGCATTAAGGCCACGACCAACGAGGGCCTCGGCTCAATCGGCCGCGGCGAGGGTATTTCCGCCATGGCGACGGTGCTGCTGTATCGGGAGTAGAAGCGGGAGAGCAGACCGCGACGGATCCGAATTTCCTGAACAGATGCGTTGTCCCAAGACGCCCCATAGCCCACCACAAAACTACCAACTCAGACCTCGATGAAAATCAACGAAATCGCCTTCACTTGCTATCCCGTAACCGACATGAAACGCTCCCGCGCCTTTTACGAAGGGGTTCTTGGGTTAACCGTTACCATGGACAGCGAAACGGAAGGTGCTCATTGGGTCGAGTTCGACATTGGCTCGGGAACGCTGGCGATCGGTAGGGCCCCCGGCATGGTTCCCAGTGAAAACGGCGGTTCGGTAGGCCTCGAGGTCGATGATTTCGATGCAGCGATCGCCGAACTCAAGGATGCTGGCGTAGAAATCCACTTCGGCCCCATCGAAACACCCGTATGCTTCATGGCATTTGTCAGAGATCCCGACGGGAATTCTGTGGGAATTCACAAGCGCAAGCCAGGTCACTCTTGACCGAGCCTCGCAGGATCGAGAGCCGACGATCCCCTACCCTGCGGTTGATTCCTAAACGCTTCGCAAAGGTCTCGGGAGCGGTTCGACGTTTCTCACCTTACGATCATTCGCTTGGCGCAGCAATCTGCGAGGGGTTCACCCCTTCCCGTAGCTCGATCGTTGCGAGCACCTTCGGCACATACATCCGGGTTTCCGAGGGCAACACGGCGGCGATGCCATTAAAGTCAGTCGCCGATTGCTCCCGCATTAATCGCCGCACCCGGCCCTCCCCCGCGTTGTAAGCGGCAAAGACAAGCGGCCAGGATTCGAAACGCCCGTAGAGGTAACGCAAATACTTCGCTGCGGCCGAGGCACTTTTCGAGGCGTTGACTCGCTCATCGTCGGGCGTCACCTCCAGCCCCATCCATTCCGCCGTCGCTGGCATGAACTGGAAAAGGCCCTTTGCACCGACAGGACTGATCGCTTCCGGATCGAAGGAGGACTCCACCTCGGCCAGCCAAATGAGCTCGGTCGGCACGCCTTTCTCGGCGAATTTGCCTTTGACCAAAGGCAGCAACCCCGGCGCGGGCTGAGGTGCCTGACGCTCCGCGATCCGGTGCCTCCAAACTCTCAGGTCCATGACGTAGTCGTCCCGAAACTCCTCCACCTGCTCGGGGGTCGGTTGCGTCTCGGATTGTTCGACGACCTCGGCCGCTTCCTGTCGCGACCAATTGGCAACCACGGCATAATCGTATCGCTGGAGCAGCCAAGCCACATAATGACGACCATTCTCGGTCTGAGACAGGGCCAACATCATTTGCGGGATCATCGCCTCGAAGCTCGCCAAGTCGTCGAGTTGATTGGACTCCAGGGCGGTCTGCAATTGTGTCGCCAATCCCTGCAATTCATCCGGCGTGAAGGCGAGGTCGGGCAACTCTCCGTTTTGCCAAGCCTGCCCCATATCCAAAGCCAAATCGACGACTTGATCGACCTGCTCACGGGAAATCTCGGGGGTCTGGCCGAGAAGAGAAAGGGAAGACAGGGAAAAAAATGAAAGCCCGAGGGCGCGAATTCCAAAAATCATGCCGTGAACAAGCACTTTGGCTCGAAAATAGCAAGAGAGTCGAGCGAGGTGATGCATAAGATTCTTGTAATCAAGAGCAAACACCTCTCTCCTCAAATTTCTGTTCATGAATCCAACCTCTGAAATCCAGGATCTCGCCCGCAAAGTCGAAGAACAACTATCCGCCCGCCGCGTGGTTCTGACCATGGGGGGCGAGCCGACTTACATCCCCCATCAACCGCGGGGCGCCGAGTGGAACTTGGAGGCGATGGGCCCCGAAAAGTTGAACTACGCCCACAAGATGGCCTCCAATCTCCTCGAAGATGAGTGCCCCGGCGCCGTAGCACTCCAAGTCTTCGGCAAGTGGTATCCGGGCGAACCTCTCCCCCGATGGAATGTCGTCCTCCTCGACAATCCCGGCGATGTCCTCTGGCCCAATCGCGATACCCTACTCCTCTCCAAGCGCGACGGACGCAACCACTCACGCGATGCGACCAGACTGGCCAAAAAAGTCGCCGAAAAGCTGGGACTTTCCGACTTTCTCATGCCGGCCCGCAATCCCTCTGCCCCCAAGCGTAACACTTGCGGATGGGTCCTCCCCCTCGATTTCGTCGAAGAGGAATGGACTTCCGAAAAATGGCCTTGGTCGAAGGAAAACCCCATCCCTCTCTTCGCCGGAGATTCGCAGATCGGCCTCCGCCTGCCCTTGGGAGACCTTCCCGAGGATGCCCTCCGACGCGCCTTGACCGTCGAATGCATCGACGGTGCGATCCACCTCTTCATCCCGCCCTTGGAATGGGCCGGCTTCCGCAAGCTGATTTCCTTCTTCTCCGAAACCGTAGAGGAGAACAACCTCACTGACATCATCCTTTGTGGATACGGTCCCAGCGGAGCCCCCGAAACCGTCCGCACCTTCGGTCTCGCCGCTGATCCCGGCGTCTTGGAGATCAATCTCCCCGCCTGCACGGACTGGGTCTCCTACCGGCACAATCTTCTGGCCGCCGACACGGCCGCCCGCAAAGCGGGTCTCACAACCACCCGACTGCAACTCAATGGCGGAGTCAACGGAACCGGGGGAGGATCCCACCTCGCCTTCGGGGGCACTTCCATCGAGACCAACCCCTTC
This region of Puniceicoccus vermicola genomic DNA includes:
- the cas2 gene encoding CRISPR-associated endonuclease Cas2, producing the protein MDSPQFKMGWLVVAFDLPVTEKEARKAYTDFRKYLLRDGFQMIQFSVYARPMVTHSRMQTHIRRVEKEIPPNGSVRAWYVTQAQWQRSLVIYGKPAEKQPAEGLPEQTIFW
- the pyrF gene encoding orotidine-5'-phosphate decarboxylase — encoded protein: MSNDPTAATKNLCDIIVALDVPAKEEATHILDRLEDRPKCVKIGLQLFTRYGPSLVEAIASRGCKIFLDLKLHDIPNTVAHAIESLAHLPIELLTIHGLGGPAMIRAAAEARDRTGSSMKILAVTILTSMDEEQMSAVGLQDSPKEGAKRLAKMALAAGADGIVCSALEVETMREEFGPEPILVVPGIRPSGFEKGDQKRVMTPGEAAKAGSTHLVIGRPIVKAADPVLVYDQITEEIAATTK
- the ispD gene encoding 2-C-methyl-D-erythritol 4-phosphate cytidylyltransferase; the encoded protein is MMPSHSRPLGSARPSGVRAILLAAGKGTRMKGAVDDKILVPIEGKSSFRRSFDTFLSSAIFDGIVVVYRDLEQKERLAAELADTSADGDLPPVKWAQGGSLRQDSVFEGLATAGIDTEYAFIHDCARPLVKAEDIERLFERVVQDKAASLARPVTDTIKRVNRRRTNSRKCVLKEIDRRGCWSMETPQAFEYNLIFDAYQKARQDTVVYTDDTSVASAAGVRITLVEPSFPNPKITRPGDLALAAFLVRNPDLIQKEPE
- the ispF gene encoding 2-C-methyl-D-erythritol 2,4-cyclodiphosphate synthase, with the protein product MSLPPFRTGLAYDVHRFAPERPLVLGGVTIPDAPGLDGHSDADCLTHAASDAILGALALPDIGFHFPPGDPSCLNIDSQKILAFAAEKAAELGYKIGNLDVMIIAEKPKISPWTGKMRERLAATLGIGTDQVGIKATTNEGLGSIGRGEGISAMATVLLYRE
- a CDS encoding VOC family protein; translation: MKINEIAFTCYPVTDMKRSRAFYEGVLGLTVTMDSETEGAHWVEFDIGSGTLAIGRAPGMVPSENGGSVGLEVDDFDAAIAELKDAGVEIHFGPIETPVCFMAFVRDPDGNSVGIHKRKPGHS
- a CDS encoding lytic transglycosylase domain-containing protein, producing MHHLARLSCYFRAKVLVHGMIFGIRALGLSFFSLSSLSLLGQTPEISREQVDQVVDLALDMGQAWQNGELPDLAFTPDELQGLATQLQTALESNQLDDLASFEAMIPQMMLALSQTENGRHYVAWLLQRYDYAVVANWSRQEAAEVVEQSETQPTPEQVEEFRDDYVMDLRVWRHRIAERQAPQPAPGLLPLVKGKFAEKGVPTELIWLAEVESSFDPEAISPVGAKGLFQFMPATAEWMGLEVTPDDERVNASKSASAAAKYLRYLYGRFESWPLVFAAYNAGEGRVRRLMREQSATDFNGIAAVLPSETRMYVPKVLATIELREGVNPSQIAAPSE